The region TTCACTGGCAACCAGGGCCACAAAGTAGCCAAGCTCCTCATGATTTTTATAAGTGAATGAATTGAAGTAACGTAAACGGTTATAATTGAAGTTAAGCACCTCTACGACGCTGTTCTCTACGTTTAGAAATATGTCGGTACTGGTAGGATAGTTGTTAGCTACAGCACTTACCCAGCCTTTTGCACGGTGAACTGTTAATTGTTCATGCAGAGCAGCAAGCCCGGAAGCATCCGGCGTGCCGATTTGCGTTTTATATACTATAACATTATTACCATCGAAATCCTGAGCGTAAACACTATTCTCTGCCGACACATTTAACAGACGCGCAATGTTGGCGGCATACTCACCATCGTATAAACTTTTTGGAACCAGCGTGAACCCGGTGTCATTAACCCCGGCAATTACCTGCTTATACTCTGCTGTTAAAATTTCTGACAGTTCTTGTGGGTTGGTTAATTCGGCTAGCGGGCAATTCTCTGCCCAAGCCAATAGCTGCCCGTTGTGTGCTATGATGTAAGAAAAGCTGGCGGCGTCTATTTGCAACAACAAAACATAGTCGCGCGCGGCGCCTAAATCAAGGCTTTCGTCGGTATATTTATAGTTGTGCTCGCTCATTCAGGTAAACAAAAGTAATATAATTTGCCATAGTTGATCTGCTTAATTATCATCATTTTTGCATATGCCTACATCTGAGCAGATCAGCAAAGCGTTTCCGTTTGAGCCTACACCGCAGCAGCAGGAACTATTTACAAAGCTACATACCTTTCTGTTAAGCGACGATGGCAACGAGTGCTTTATTCTGAGAGGATACGCCGGCACCGGTAAAACAACGGTTGTGAGCGCGCTGGTAAAAGCTTTGGCTGCATACAACTACAAGTCAGTGCTACTAGCACCTACGGGCCGCGCAGCCAAAGTAATAACCAACTACTCGGGCCGTAAGGCATTTACAATCCATAAAAAGATATATCGTAAGCGCTCGGCCATGAATATGGACGAGGCATTTCTGCTGAACGAAAACATGCATGCCAATACGTTATTTATCATAGACGAAG is a window of Mucilaginibacter terrenus DNA encoding:
- a CDS encoding DUF3822 family protein — its product is MSEHNYKYTDESLDLGAARDYVLLLQIDAASFSYIIAHNGQLLAWAENCPLAELTNPQELSEILTAEYKQVIAGVNDTGFTLVPKSLYDGEYAANIARLLNVSAENSVYAQDFDGNNVIVYKTQIGTPDASGLAALHEQLTVHRAKGWVSAVANNYPTSTDIFLNVENSVVEVLNFNYNRLRYFNSFTYKNHEELGYFVALVASELKLKPADITLVFSGDINAADMSFSYLTDFFGHVKLNTIQTLDLPEAIVPHKILSLAALSLCASSEEN